Proteins encoded together in one Triticum dicoccoides isolate Atlit2015 ecotype Zavitan chromosome 7B, WEW_v2.0, whole genome shotgun sequence window:
- the LOC119335879 gene encoding two-component response regulator ORR24-like — translation MATMGGDRRQMMVDAAEDKFPEGLRVLVVDDDRVCLKVLEALLRRWKYQPTTVMDAKTALRMLMAGKQQFDLVITDVCMPDMDGFKLLELIRLEMDLPVIMLSLDCDKKVVMKGIDHGASDFMVKPVCAHELKNIWQHVQRWRNPKAIGHISDHDSDVQRVQPATADKSKYSGNKRNVGDDSNENNESTHISSTHRKPRVTWTIELHNKFLEAINQIGLDRAVPKKVLELMNVDCLSRENIASHLQKYRLYLKRVNSNPSSDAYERRNSSYNMNNKGNLMHNHEHGRWSVSSGDTSSWSTNNYGATGHVASPMNIQSNFYMGSYLHDGRMSRYVGKQPSDARRFTGFGDPPVSLYNNIPNEIMLDEFPSCNYSNSYADLMRGKLMEISKGKTPSNLQSSFANRIVGGGRSSLVPPQESYAMSTGRLPLQNEMTPFISNTTSMGGIIEQMAPFNMASNTSSVGTMLNGSSTLDASRTSMKDTHVVNSERTTSMLHNLQPDDFIPLTQLLDGGDGASIVPMQEGTLEQQPLNDQLNEINALSMDDMFSNMHMEDFTGDDAIVEEA, via the exons ATGGCCACGATGGGGGGAGACCGAAGGCAGATGATGGTGGATGCGGCGGAGGACAAGTTTCCCGAGGGGTTACGCGTCCTCGTCGTTGACGACGACCGCGTCTGCCTCAAGGTACTAGAAGCCCTCTTGCGCCGCTGGAAATACCAAC CAACAACGGTGATGGATGCAAAGACGGCGCTGAGGATGCTCATGGCCGGGAAGCAGCAGTTCGACCTGGTCATCACCGACGTGTGCATGCCGGACATGGACGGCTTCAAGCTCCTCGAGCTCATCCGCCTCGAGATGGATCTGCCCGTCATCA TGCTATCCCTCGATTGCGACAAGAAGGTTGTGATGAAGGGGATAGATCATGGCGCGTCCGACTTTATGGTGAAGCCAGTGTGTGCCCATGAGCTCAAAAACATATGGCAACATGTTCAAAGGTGGAGAAATCCAAAAGCAATAGGCCACATCAGCGATCATGACAGTGATGTCCAGAGAGTACAACCAGCGACTGCTGACAAGAGTAAGTACTCGGGGAATAAGAGAAATGTTGGAGATGATTCTAACGAGAACAATGAGAGCACACATATATCCTCCACCCACAGAAAGCCCAGGGTGACATGGACAATTGAGTTGCATAACAAGTTTCTAGAAGCTATCAACCAGATCGGCCTTGATA GGGCTGTTCCAAAAAAGGTATTGGAGCTGATGAATGTGGATTGCCTCAGCAGAGAGAATATCGCGAGTCATCTACAG AAGTATAGATTGTACTTAAAAAGAGTCAACTCAAATCCCTCTAGTGATGCATATGAAAGAAGGAACTCATCGTACAACATGAACAACAAGGGCAATTTAATGCATAATCATGAACATGGAAGGTGGAGTGTGTCATCTGGCGACACTTCGTCTTGGAGTACAAACAATTATGGTGCAACGGGTCATGTGGCTTCGCCGATGAACATCCAAAGCAACTTCTACATGGGGTCATACCTCCATGATGGTAGAATGTCGAGGTATGTTGGGAAACAACCATCGGATGCGAGAAGATTCACAGGTTTTGGTGACCCTCCCGTGAGCCTATACAACAACATACCCAATGAGATAATGTTAGATGAATTTCCTTCATGCAATTATAGTAATTCCTATGCTGACCTCATGCGTGGCAAGCTAATGGAGATAAGCAAAGGCAAAACCCCTTCCAATCTTCAAAGTTCCTTTGCAAACAGAATAGTTGGTGGCGGGAGGTCGTCTCTCGTCCCACCACAGGAGAGCTATGCAATGTCAactggccggctgcctctgcaaaaTGAAATGACACCATTCATAAGCAATACCACATCAATGGGAGGCATCATTGAGCAGATGGCACCATTCAACATGGCAAGCAACACAAGCTCAGTAGGAACGATGTTGAATGGTAGCTCTACACTTGATGCAAGTAGAACTTCAATGAAAGATACTCATGTGGTAAATAGTGAAAGAACTACTTCGATGCTTCACAACCTTCAGCCAGACGATTTCATCCCATTGACTCAGCTACTTGATGGCGGGGATGGAGCTAGCATTGTCCCTATGCAAGAAGGCACACTTGAGCAGCAACCTCTAAATGATCAACTGAATGAAATCAATGCCTTATCAATGGATGATATGTTTTCCAACATGCACATGGAA GATTTCACTGGAGATGATGCTATCGTGGAAGAAGCATGA